A window of the Paenibacillus woosongensis genome harbors these coding sequences:
- a CDS encoding ATP-binding protein codes for MKQIQIPKRLTTALVNSLTAGVVPRVGLEHIAVGRKAEVASILQDMDNIAEGGAAFRLITGRYGSGKSFLLQMIRNYAMDREFVVADGDLSPERRLVGTKGQGLATYRELMMNMSTRTRPDGGALEPMLQKWIASLQQEQMQAAGLRPGDPALHEAVELRIYAVCNEMQNLVHGFDFAKVLAAYWNGCKLGDDDQKAAALRWLRGEYPTRTEARKELGVGVIIDDDNWYDYMKLWAEFAVRIGYKGLLLFMDEGVNLYKITNSISRQSNYEKLLTMFNDTMQGKAQYLGIYLGGTPQFVEDERRGLFSYDALRSRLMDGRYSSSSRRTYTSPILKLDMLSHEEILVLLQKLRDIHAMHFGYESQLADEQLIAFMQAAVNRLGAEELLTTREVVRDFMDVLHMLHQHKELSFAELLGEREREHAASTGDRKDGAKDELDDFLAEFEL; via the coding sequence ATGAAACAGATACAAATACCAAAACGCCTGACCACGGCGCTGGTGAACTCCCTGACGGCAGGGGTCGTGCCGCGGGTCGGGCTGGAGCATATCGCCGTCGGGAGAAAGGCCGAAGTGGCTTCGATCCTGCAGGATATGGACAATATCGCGGAGGGAGGGGCAGCATTTCGCCTGATTACGGGACGATATGGAAGCGGCAAAAGCTTCCTGCTGCAAATGATCCGCAACTATGCGATGGACCGGGAGTTTGTGGTGGCGGACGGAGACTTATCGCCGGAGCGGCGGCTCGTCGGCACCAAAGGACAAGGGCTTGCTACCTACCGTGAGCTTATGATGAACATGTCCACTCGAACGAGACCGGATGGCGGTGCCTTGGAGCCGATGCTGCAAAAATGGATCGCTTCACTACAGCAGGAGCAAATGCAGGCAGCTGGCCTGCGGCCCGGCGATCCGGCGCTGCATGAAGCGGTAGAGCTTCGGATTTATGCGGTATGCAATGAGATGCAGAATCTGGTGCACGGCTTTGATTTCGCCAAGGTGCTGGCTGCCTATTGGAACGGCTGCAAGCTGGGGGATGACGACCAGAAAGCGGCGGCGCTGCGCTGGCTGCGCGGGGAGTACCCAACCCGGACGGAGGCGCGCAAAGAGCTCGGCGTCGGCGTCATCATCGACGATGACAATTGGTACGACTACATGAAGCTGTGGGCGGAATTTGCAGTGCGCATCGGGTATAAAGGGCTGCTGCTGTTTATGGATGAAGGCGTCAATTTGTACAAAATCACTAATAGCATATCCCGCCAGAGCAACTACGAGAAGCTGCTGACGATGTTCAACGACACGATGCAGGGGAAAGCCCAGTACCTGGGAATTTACCTTGGCGGGACACCTCAGTTCGTCGAGGATGAACGCAGAGGGCTGTTCAGCTATGACGCCCTGCGTTCCCGGCTGATGGATGGCCGTTACAGCAGCAGTTCGCGCCGGACATACACTTCGCCGATTCTGAAGCTGGACATGCTGTCCCACGAGGAAATCCTCGTTTTGCTGCAGAAGCTGCGGGATATCCATGCTATGCATTTCGGCTACGAGTCTCAGCTAGCGGATGAACAGCTGATCGCTTTCATGCAGGCGGCGGTGAACCGGCTTGGCGCCGAAGAGCTGCTGACGACCCGCGAGGTGGTCCGGGATTTCATGGATGTGCTGCATATGCTGCACCAGCATAAGGAGCTTTCGTTCGCGGAGCTGCTGGGCGAGCGGGAACGGGAGCATGCAGCGAGCACGGGTGACCGCAAGGACGGAGCGAAGGATGAACTGGATGATTTCCTGGCGGAGTTTGAGTTATGA
- a CDS encoding DEAD/DEAH box helicase, producing MSGSSSFSRLAPFIQEYIYRKQWDSLREAQVEACRVLLDTSHHLLIASGTASGKTEAAFFPALTELYHRPSGSVGILYIGPLKALINDQFERVTELLREGEVPVWHWHGDISQAEKTKLMQRPSGVLQITPESLEGLLMNRPNAIPALFHDLRYIMIDEVHAFMGADRGIQVLSQLTRLERMASCSPRRIGLSATLSDYEAAARWLGAGTLQPVEVVSPQGGRKLKLSVENFSFPDARDEREAEHLELAKQNYYNFIYDHTHRKKALVFTNSRSDAELTTLELRRIAAKREDRDVFHVHHGSISAMLREETEAALRSGPGPAVAAATVTLELGIDLGELERVIQLGAPYSCSSFVQRLGRSGRRGDQASEMMFLCAEEEDEEAQLPARMPWTLLRAIAVIELYVRERWVEPLDLRRKPVGVLYHQTMSTLKSIGEAKPAELAQAVLTLPAFRDVEPEEFKQLLRYLLQTDHIQQTEEGALIIGLGGEKIVNNFRFYAVFKDDEEHAVYNGSEEIGSITTVPPPGYCFSLAGKLWKVEEVDSKHKAVYVKSSRGKVDTLWLGAGGDVHTRVMHKMRQILQEQTLYPYLAPGAANRLERARRLARESGLLRSPVIPAGGDSLFILPWAGSKQFRTLERLLKHNLAEPMGLRQVVPMEPYYMVVSGRTTAEELLAGIQSELSAVRDAEVLLDAAEAPYLGKYDEFVPPELVRRAFAVDGLDVQGLAAALAAHESN from the coding sequence ATGAGCGGATCTAGTTCTTTTTCCCGGCTGGCGCCGTTTATCCAGGAATATATTTACCGGAAGCAATGGGACAGCCTCCGAGAGGCTCAGGTCGAGGCCTGCCGTGTGCTGCTCGATACGAGCCATCATTTGCTGATCGCTTCCGGCACAGCGTCGGGCAAGACGGAGGCGGCTTTTTTTCCGGCGTTGACAGAGCTGTATCATCGGCCTTCCGGGTCCGTCGGCATACTTTATATCGGGCCGCTCAAGGCGCTGATCAACGATCAATTCGAGCGCGTAACCGAGCTGCTGCGGGAGGGGGAGGTACCGGTATGGCACTGGCACGGCGATATCTCCCAGGCGGAGAAAACCAAGCTGATGCAGCGGCCTTCCGGTGTCCTGCAAATTACGCCGGAGTCCCTGGAGGGGCTGCTCATGAACAGGCCGAATGCGATTCCGGCTTTGTTCCATGATTTGCGGTACATTATGATTGATGAGGTTCATGCGTTCATGGGGGCGGACCGGGGCATCCAGGTGCTGAGCCAGCTAACCCGGCTGGAGCGCATGGCCTCCTGTTCGCCGCGGCGAATCGGCCTGTCCGCCACGCTGAGCGATTACGAGGCCGCAGCCCGCTGGCTTGGAGCCGGAACCTTGCAGCCCGTGGAGGTCGTATCTCCCCAAGGCGGACGGAAGCTGAAGCTGTCGGTGGAGAACTTCTCGTTCCCGGATGCCCGTGATGAGCGGGAGGCCGAGCATTTGGAGCTAGCGAAGCAAAACTATTACAACTTCATTTATGATCACACGCATCGGAAAAAAGCACTCGTCTTCACCAACAGCCGCTCCGACGCCGAGCTGACTACGCTGGAACTGCGGCGGATCGCCGCGAAGCGGGAGGATCGCGACGTATTCCACGTACACCACGGGAGCATATCGGCGATGCTGCGCGAGGAGACCGAGGCAGCGCTCCGATCCGGCCCGGGGCCGGCGGTGGCGGCAGCGACGGTGACGCTGGAGCTCGGCATTGACCTTGGCGAGCTGGAGCGTGTCATTCAACTCGGCGCACCGTACAGCTGCTCCAGCTTCGTGCAGCGGCTGGGTCGTTCTGGCCGCCGGGGCGACCAGGCGTCAGAGATGATGTTCCTCTGTGCGGAGGAAGAAGATGAAGAGGCACAGCTGCCTGCCCGAATGCCGTGGACGCTCCTGCGGGCGATCGCTGTCATTGAGCTGTACGTCCGCGAGCGCTGGGTAGAGCCGCTGGATTTGCGGCGCAAGCCCGTTGGCGTGCTCTATCATCAGACGATGAGCACGCTCAAAAGCATCGGCGAGGCAAAGCCCGCCGAGCTGGCGCAGGCCGTGCTGACCCTGCCTGCTTTTCGCGACGTAGAGCCGGAGGAGTTCAAGCAGCTGCTGCGGTATTTACTGCAGACAGATCATATTCAGCAGACAGAGGAAGGCGCCTTAATCATCGGGCTTGGCGGTGAGAAGATCGTAAACAACTTCCGCTTCTATGCGGTATTCAAGGATGACGAAGAGCATGCGGTTTATAACGGCTCTGAGGAGATCGGCAGCATCACGACCGTGCCGCCGCCAGGCTATTGCTTCTCACTGGCCGGCAAGCTGTGGAAGGTGGAGGAAGTCGACAGCAAGCACAAAGCTGTTTATGTCAAATCCTCCAGAGGCAAGGTGGATACGCTCTGGCTTGGAGCCGGCGGCGACGTCCATACGCGGGTGATGCACAAAATGCGTCAGATCCTGCAGGAACAGACGCTGTACCCATACCTGGCTCCCGGTGCAGCCAACCGATTGGAGCGGGCCCGCAGACTGGCCCGGGAAAGCGGGCTGCTGCGCAGTCCGGTTATTCCGGCTGGCGGCGACTCGCTGTTTATTTTGCCGTGGGCTGGAAGCAAGCAATTCCGTACCTTGGAGCGACTACTGAAGCATAATCTTGCCGAGCCGATGGGATTGCGTCAAGTTGTCCCGATGGAGCCGTATTATATGGTCGTTTCGGGAAGAACGACTGCCGAGGAGCTGCTGGCAGGCATACAATCGGAACTATCCGCCGTCAGGGATGCGGAAGTTTTGCTGGATGCCGCCGAAGCGCCATACCTGGGCAAGTACGACGAATTCGTGCCTCCTGAACTGGTGCGGCGTGCTTTTGCCGTAGACGGACTGGATGTGCAAGGACTGGCCGCAGCATTGGCTGCTCATGAATCGAACTAA
- a CDS encoding GrpB family protein translates to MEEQWRIAAYDPEWRSLFLATGMKLREALGELALRVDHVGSTSVAGLDAKPIIDIQISVSNIDDVFSYKKHIEDVGFIFREDNPDKTKRYFRELPGSRRTHVHVRQTGSFAEQMTLLFRDYLREHKEDCVRYAHEKHRLMELYKQERAKYVEGKGPMIWSILHKAHAWSQRNGWSPGPSDL, encoded by the coding sequence ATGGAGGAGCAGTGGAGAATTGCTGCTTATGATCCTGAATGGAGAAGCTTATTTCTGGCGACAGGAATGAAGTTAAGAGAAGCGTTAGGTGAGCTGGCGCTTCGGGTCGATCATGTAGGCTCAACCTCAGTTGCCGGATTAGATGCAAAGCCGATCATCGATATCCAAATTTCCGTTTCAAATATCGATGACGTATTTTCCTATAAGAAGCATATTGAGGATGTTGGTTTTATTTTTAGAGAAGACAATCCGGATAAGACCAAGAGATATTTTCGTGAGTTACCCGGGAGTAGAAGGACACATGTCCACGTCAGGCAGACCGGAAGCTTCGCCGAGCAAATGACTTTACTTTTCAGAGACTATTTAAGAGAACACAAGGAGGATTGCGTGAGATATGCGCATGAAAAACACCGACTCATGGAGCTGTACAAGCAAGAACGTGCCAAGTATGTCGAAGGCAAAGGGCCCATGATATGGAGCATACTGCACAAAGCGCATGCTTGGTCACAGCGGAATGGCTGGAGCCCTGGACCATCTGATTTATAA
- a CDS encoding DNA topology modulation protein, with product MKKVLVLGCPGSGKSTFSTRLGHLTGLSVIHLDSFYWKAGWIAATEEEWDQTIEELLNHDCYIMDGNYSRTLDKRLIDADVVFFFDFPRLLCIYRVIKRRILNHGRAREDMAAGCKEKIDLEFLRWIWNFRSRSRGKILETLDQVKEQKQVIIFRTTKEVKEYLAEMELERVNACAGR from the coding sequence ATGAAGAAAGTGCTTGTATTGGGATGTCCCGGCTCTGGGAAATCTACCTTTTCAACACGTTTAGGACATCTCACTGGACTGTCGGTGATTCATCTTGACTCGTTCTATTGGAAGGCAGGCTGGATCGCTGCAACTGAAGAAGAATGGGATCAGACGATCGAAGAATTATTGAACCATGATTGTTACATTATGGATGGAAATTACTCTAGAACTTTAGATAAGAGGCTTATCGATGCGGACGTTGTATTTTTTTTCGATTTTCCGCGTTTATTGTGCATCTATCGGGTAATTAAACGCAGAATTCTCAATCACGGGCGAGCAAGAGAGGATATGGCAGCAGGCTGTAAAGAGAAGATCGATTTAGAATTTTTGCGGTGGATTTGGAACTTCAGGTCAAGAAGCAGGGGCAAAATATTAGAAACGCTTGATCAAGTAAAAGAACAAAAGCAGGTTATCATTTTTAGAACAACCAAAGAAGTAAAGGAATATTTGGCCGAAATGGAGTTGGAAAGGGTGAATGCTTGTGCTGGGCGATGA
- a CDS encoding GNAT family N-acetyltransferase, translating into MKQNKYVRLAVVDDAQALAQLNREFNGVEASHSDIKQCLVDSGEVVVIAILNDEPVGFACGQSYQSFCYCELAGEITELYVREGARRQGLAAELIHEIEAELKRRGVRTIKVHTGLRNEAAMQTYTNSHYIKKDEVVFQKNI; encoded by the coding sequence ATGAAGCAGAACAAGTATGTTCGTTTGGCTGTGGTTGATGATGCGCAGGCTCTGGCTCAACTTAATCGTGAATTTAATGGCGTTGAAGCATCTCATTCCGATATCAAACAATGTTTGGTTGATTCGGGTGAAGTTGTAGTTATCGCGATCCTCAATGATGAACCTGTTGGATTTGCTTGTGGTCAATCCTATCAATCATTTTGCTATTGTGAACTTGCAGGAGAAATCACAGAGCTATATGTCCGGGAAGGAGCAAGGAGACAAGGATTAGCCGCTGAACTCATTCACGAGATTGAAGCAGAGTTGAAACGGCGGGGAGTGAGAACAATCAAAGTTCATACAGGACTGCGCAATGAGGCTGCGATGCAGACCTACACCAACTCACATTACATCAAAAAAGACGAAGTTGTTTTTCAGAAAAATATCTAA
- a CDS encoding cysteine hydrolase family protein, translating to MKNAALLVVDVQNALVEAKPFDIEVVISNIERLISTCRENSIEVIYVQHDDPVGEALEPNTEGWQIYSGISPLANEKVINKKFNSAFKGTNLKEYLERKGIEQLIITGMQTEYCIDTTLKAAFEYGFQVMIPERTNTTFDNGDLLASDLYHFYNFNIFQGRFGIVEPIEDTVGRIKNQGC from the coding sequence ATGAAAAATGCAGCACTTTTAGTAGTGGACGTTCAAAACGCATTAGTAGAGGCCAAGCCATTTGATATTGAGGTCGTTATAAGCAATATAGAGAGACTGATTTCCACATGCCGTGAAAACAGCATAGAGGTCATTTATGTCCAGCACGATGATCCTGTCGGTGAGGCATTGGAACCGAATACGGAGGGCTGGCAAATTTATAGTGGGATTAGTCCGCTCGCCAATGAAAAGGTGATCAACAAAAAATTCAACTCCGCCTTTAAAGGGACAAATTTAAAAGAGTATTTGGAGCGTAAAGGAATCGAGCAATTAATAATCACAGGGATGCAAACAGAGTATTGCATAGATACGACTCTAAAGGCGGCTTTTGAGTACGGGTTTCAAGTGATGATCCCCGAGAGAACAAACACAACCTTCGATAATGGGGATTTATTAGCCAGCGATTTATATCATTTCTACAATTTTAATATATTTCAGGGCCGGTTTGGGATTGTAGAACCCATTGAAGATACAGTTGGCCGAATCAAAAATCAAGGATGTTAA
- a CDS encoding lipid II flippase Amj family protein, whose translation MINYLITSFFLTMIIHTAETLSYSLRYAGVKINKIAVALSLTGIMVLVSRTANLIQAPLTAKFIDFARADPTFNVLQYLRIILIAASVGTFIAIVLFPTFVNIWARVISKLGLAGSLPRLIASVTVAQLRNTKRYIAKPTFRLKEFRYLGVSKRFIFLNVVVTAIYTVGVLSSLYAAHLVPELSTMASQSSGLINGIATILLTIFIDPQVGLITDRALSQEEYKEQLGKIYMLLMTSRFLGTLAAQTLLLPASYFICKVILLI comes from the coding sequence ATGATCAATTACTTAATAACCAGCTTTTTTCTAACCATGATTATTCATACCGCGGAAACGTTGTCTTATTCTTTAAGGTATGCCGGAGTGAAAATAAACAAAATTGCCGTTGCATTGTCCTTGACGGGTATTATGGTGCTGGTCTCAAGAACGGCAAACTTGATTCAAGCGCCATTAACTGCGAAGTTTATTGATTTTGCCAGGGCGGATCCAACATTTAACGTGCTCCAATATCTTAGAATCATCTTGATCGCTGCTTCGGTCGGGACATTTATAGCCATTGTTCTCTTTCCTACGTTTGTGAATATTTGGGCGAGAGTGATCTCGAAGCTGGGGCTTGCGGGTTCGCTGCCGCGGCTCATTGCCAGTGTAACGGTAGCTCAGCTGCGGAATACAAAGCGTTATATCGCTAAACCAACGTTTCGTTTAAAGGAGTTTCGTTATTTGGGTGTTTCCAAGCGATTTATATTCTTAAACGTCGTTGTAACGGCAATTTATACGGTGGGCGTGCTATCCTCCTTGTATGCGGCTCACCTGGTTCCTGAATTAAGTACGATGGCGTCGCAATCCTCCGGTTTGATTAATGGAATCGCGACGATCCTGTTAACCATATTCATAGACCCCCAGGTAGGATTGATCACGGATCGGGCTCTTAGTCAGGAAGAGTATAAAGAGCAGCTGGGGAAAATATACATGCTGCTGATGACATCGCGTTTCTTAGGGACGTTGGCTGCGCAAACATTGCTCCTTCCAGCATCCTATTTTATATGCAAGGTCATCCTGCTGATCTAG